From the Rhinatrema bivittatum chromosome 7, aRhiBiv1.1, whole genome shotgun sequence genome, one window contains:
- the LOC115094977 gene encoding uncharacterized protein LOC115094977, with translation MHFIFCLFPRRIAYWQDALSSSTMHPRTASKEMHPHTASKEMHPRTARKEMHPRTARKEMHPHTASKEMHPHTARKEMHPRTASKEMHPHTASKEMHPHTARKEMHPRTASKEMHPRTASKEMHPHTASKEMHPRTARKEMHPRTTRKEMHPRTASKEMHPHTARKEMHPRTASKEMHPCTASKEMHPRTARKEMHPHTARKEMHPRTTRKEIHPYSGSKEMHPHTARKEMHPRTASKEMHPCTASKEMHPRTARKEMHPHTARKEMHPRTTRKEIHPYSGSKEMHPRTARAAISGCWMDKEPNISLMCFWPIFFLIVK, from the exons AtgcattttatattctgcctcttcCCGAGGCGGATTGCATATTGGCAGGACGCACTGAGCAGCAGCACGATGCATCCACGCACAGCAAGTAAGGAGATGCATCCACACACAGCAAGTAAGGAGATGCATCCACGCACAGCAAGGAAGGAGATGCATCCACGCACAGCAAGGAAGGAGATGCATCCACACACAGCAAGTAAGGAGATGCATCCACACACAGCAAGGAAGGAGATGCATCCACGCACAGCAAGTAAGGAGATGCATCCACACACAGCAAGTAAGGAGATGCATCCACACACAGCAAGGAAGGAGATGCATCCACGCACAGCAAGTAAGGAGATGCATCCACGCACAGCAAGTAAGGAGATGCATCCACACACAGCAAGTAAGGAGATGCATCCACGCACAGCAAGGAAGGAGATGCATCCACGCACAACAAGGAAGGAGATGCATCCACGCACAGCAAGTAAGGAGATGCATCCACACACAGCAAGGAAGGAGATGCATCCACGCACAGCAAGTAAGGAGATGCATCCATGCACAGCAAGTAAGGAGATGCATCCACGCACAGCAAGGAAGGAGATGCATCCACACACAGCAAGGAAGGAGATGCATCCACGCACAACAAGGAAGGAGATACATCCATACTCGGGAAGTAAGGAGATGCATCCACACACAGCAAGGAAGGAGATGCATCCACGCACAGCAAGTAAGGAGATGCATCCATGCACAGCAAGTAAGGAGATGCATCCACGCACAGCAAGGAAGGAGATGCATCCACACACAGCAAGGAAGGAGATGCATCCACGCACAACAAGGAAGGAGATACATCCATACTCGGGAAGTAAGGAGATGCATCCACGCACAGCAA GAGCTGCAATCTCAGGCTGCTGGATGGACAAGGAACCCAACATTTCTTTGATGTGCTTTTGgccaattttttttctaattgtaaAATAA